Part of the Alphaproteobacteria bacterium genome, TCAAGGTCGAAAAAGTGATGGGGCACGTCGAGGCGCTTAAGCGAGAGCTCGATGTTGCCAACGAGGCGCTTGGCGCGCGCTTCCAGGACAAGGTCGAGAAAGTGCAGTCCGGCGACGAGCTGCTGCCGGGCGTGCTCAAGATGGTCAAGGTCTTCGTGGCCGTGAAGCGTAAGCTGCAGCCTGGGGACAAGATGGCCGGTCGCCACGGTAACAAGGGTGTCATCTCCAAGATCATGCCGATCGAGGACATGCCCTATCTCGAAGATGGTACGCCGCTCGACATCGTGCTCAACCCGCTCGGGGTGCCCTCGCGCATGAATGTCGGACAGATTCTGGAGACCCATCTCGGTTGGGCGACGCGTGCGCTTGGTCGCGAGGTCGGCGAGCTGCTCAACGATGCCACGAGCAAGGGCGGTGAGACCAAGCAGATCCGTGCCCGTCTTGGCGATATCTATGGCAAAAAAGTAGTCAAAGACGTCTTCAAAACCATGGACGACGAGGAGATCATGGAACTCGCCGGCAATCTTCGTCCCGGCGTGCCAATCTCGACGCCGGTGTTTGACGGCGCGCATGAGGCCAATATCATCGAGCTTCTCGAGCAGGCCGGCCTGGACGTGTCCGGGCAGGTGACGCTCACGGACGGGCGCACAGGTGAGACCTTCGACCGAAAGGTGACGGTGGGTTACATCTACATGCTTAAGCTTCATCACCTGGTTGATGACAAGATCCATGCCCGCTCCATCGGCCCCTACAGCCTCGTGACCCAGCAGCCGCTGGGCGGAAAGGCCCAATTCGGCGGCCAGCGTTTCGGCGAGATGGAGGTCTGGGCACTGCAGGCTTACGGTGCAGCTTACACCCTGCAGGAGATGTTGACGGTTAAGTCCGACGATGTCTCCGGCCGTACCAAGGCATACGAGGCGATAGTGCGCGGTGAAAACAATTTCGAGGCCGGCATTCCAGAATCCTTCAATGTGCTGGTGAAGGAATTGCAGTCCCTCGGACTCGACGTCGACCTGGTGGAGAGAAAGTGAGCAAGCGGCACGCCGCGAGCGCACAGGAGCGTAGTAAATGAATGATTTGATGAGCATCTTCACACCGGCCGCAACTACGCGTCGGTTCGACGATATCCGTATCTCGATCGCCAGCCCGGAGAAGATCCGGTCGTGGTCGTACGGTGAGGTGAAGAAGCCCGAGACCATCAACTACCGCACTTTCAAACCTGAACGCGACGGCCTGTTCTGTGCCAAGATCTTCGGGCCGATTAAGGACTACGAATGCTTGTGCGGTAAATATAAACGCATGAAGCATCGTGGCATCGTCTGCGAGAAGTGTGGCGTGGAGGTGATCCAGGCAAAGGTGCGGCGCGAGCGCATGGGTCATGTCGAGCTGGCCTCACCCGTGGCTCACATCTGGTTTCTCAAGTCGCTGCCGTCTCGCATCGGCACGCTACTCGATATGACTCTCAAAGAGATCGAGCGGATTCTCTATTTTGAGAATTACGTTGTGACCGAACCGGGCCTGACGCCGCTCAAGCAGAATGAGCTGATCACCGAGGACGCCTATCTCGAATATCTCGACGAATATGGCGATGATGCTTTCGAGGCGGGCATCGGTGCCGAGGCCATTCGCGACATGCTGATTGCGATCGACCTGGAAGAAGAGCGTGTGACGCTGCGCGAGGACTTGGCCCAGACCGGCTCCGAGGCCAAGCGCAAGAAGTTCATCAAGCGCCTCAAGCTCGTAGAGGCCTTCATCGAGTCGCGCAATCGTCCAGAGTGGATGATTCTTGAGGTGGTGCCGGTAATCCCGCCGGAGTTGCGCCCGCTGGTGCCACTCGACGGCGGTCGCTTTGCGACCTCCGATCTTAACGATCTCTATCGTCGCGTCATTAATCGTAATAACCGCCTCAAGCGGCTGTTGGAGCTGCGCGCGCCTGATATCATCGTGCGCAATGAAAAGCGCATGCTGCAGGAGTCCGTGGACGCCCTGTTTGACAACGGCCGCCGCGGCCGCGTCATCACCGGCGCCAACAAGCGGCCGTTGAAGTCGCTCGCTGATATGCTTAAGGGTAAGCAGGGTCGCTTCCGGCAGAACCTGCTTGGCAAGCGCTGCGACTATTCTGGTCGCTCGGTGATCGTGGTGGGACCTGAACTTAAACTGCACGAGTGTGGGCTACCCAAGAAGATGGCGCTCGAGTTGTTCAAGCCCTTCATCTACTCCAGGCTCGAGCTCTACGGTATGGCCACCACCATAAAGGCGGCCAAGCGCATGGTGGAGAAGGAGCGTCCCGAGATCTGGGATATCTTGGAGGAGGTGATCCGCGAGCATCCAGTACTGCTCAACCGGGCACCAACGCTGCATCGCCTCGGTATCCAGGCCTTTGAGCCCAAGCTCATCGAGGGTAAGGCGATCCAGCTGCATCCACTGGTCTGTGCTGCCTTCAATGCCGATTTCGACGGCGACCAAATGGCCGTGCATGTGCCCCTGTCGCTGGAGGCCCAGCTTGAGGCACGGGTTTTGATGATGTCGACCAACAACATTCTCAGCCCGGCCAACGGCAAGCCGATCATCGTGCCGACCCAGGATATCGTGCTTGGTCTCTACTATCTGACGATCGAGCGCGAGGGCCTAGCGGGCGAGGGCATGACATTCGCTTCGGTATCGGAGATCGAGCACGCTTGTGAGAACGGGACGCTACACCTGCATGCTAGGATCAAGGCGCGCTACCATACGGTCGACGCGGAGAGCAATCCGGTTGCCGAGGTTGTCGATACGACACCCGGGCGCATGCTGCTTTCGGAAATTTTGCCGCGACATCCGCGTATCAGCTTTGACCTGATCAATCGCCTGCTGACCAAGAAGGAACTGACCCAGGTCATCGATGAGGTCTATCGGCACTGCGGTCAGAAAGAGACGGTTCTGTTCGCGGATCACATCATGGCGATGGGCTTCTCGCGCGCCTGCCGCGCCGGCATCTCTTTCGGCAAGGATGATATGGTCGTTCCGGAGGCCAAGGAGGCCCTGGTGAACGATACCCGAGACATGGTCAAAGAGTTTGAGCGTCAATATGCTGAAGGCCTGATCACCCAAGGCGAGAAGTACAACAAGGTCATCGACATCTGGTCCCAGTGCACGGACAAGGTGGCGGACGCGATGATGGCTGGCATTGCTGGCGGTGACGCGGGCGACACCTCGCTCAACTCGGTCTATATGATGGCCCATTCCGGTGCCCGTGGCTCGCCAGCGCAGATGAAGCAGTTGGCCGGCATGCGTGGTCTCATGGCCAAGCCATCGGGCGAGATTATCGAGACGCCGATCATCTCCAATTTTAAAGAGGGGCTGACGGTTCTCGAATATTTCAACTCTACCCACGGCGCCCGCAAGGGGCTAGCGGATACGGCGCTGAAGACCGCGAATTCAGGCTACCTGACGCGCCGTCTCGTTGATGTTGCCCAGGATGTGATCATCACCGAGATAGATTGTGGCACAATCGCGGGCCTCGATGTGGCGGCGGTGGTCGAAGGTGCCGAGGTGATCGCGCCGCTGGCCGACCGCATTCTCGGGCGTACCGCCTCGATCGATATCCTCGATCCGGTTAGCGACAAGGTGCTGGTGCCGAGCGCCTGTTTGATCGATGAAGCCGCGGTGCTGGCTGTCGAGGCGGCCGGCGTCGAACACGTCAAGATCCGCTCGGTGCTGACCTGCGAGACCGAGGAAGGCGTTTGCGCTGTCTGCTACGGTCGCGATCTTGCGCGCGGCACGGTGGTTAATGTTGGTGAGGCCGTGGGCGTTATCGCCGCCCAGTCGATCGGTGAGCCTGGCACCCAACTCACCATGCGTACCTTCCACATCGGTGGTGCTGTCAGCCAGACTGCCCAGCAGTCGGCCATCGAGAGCACCATCGACGGCACACTTACGGTGGAGAACCGCAACGCGGTAAACGATTCGACGGGCACTCCCGTGATCATGAGTCGCAATTGCGAGCTCGTGGTTAAAGACGAGCAGGGCCGCGAGCGGGCACGGCATCGTGTCCCCTATGGCAGCCGCCTGTTGGTCGATGATGCTCAGCCGGTCAGTCGTGGCACCAAGCTTGCTGAGTGGGACCCGCACATGCGGCCCGTGATCAGCGAGAAGTCTGGCACGGTCAAGTATCTCGATCTGGTTGAGGCTGTGACCATGCGCGAGGAGGTTGACGAGGCGACCGGCATCGCCAGTCGCCGCGTCATCGAGTGGAAGCAGACTGGCAAGACCGGTGAACTGCGTCCACGTATTCTCCTGGTCGATGAGAGTGGCGAGCCGGTGACCCTATCGAACGGCCGCGACGCTCAGTTCGAGCTACCCATCAATGCCGTGCTCAGCGTTGAAGTGGATGACAGCGTCCATGCTGGTGACGTGCTGGCGCGGATCCCGCTCGAGGGCTCGAAGGCACGCGACATTACTGGTGGCCTGCCGCGCGTGGCAGAGCTGTTCGAGGCGCGCAAGCCCAAGGAATTCGCGATCATGAGCGAAAGCGACGGGCGGGTCGAGTTCGGAAAGGATTACAAGGCCAAGCGCCGCGTGGTGGTGGTACCCGAGGAAGAGGGCGCGGAGCCTTCCGAGTATCTTATTCCGAAGGGCAAGCCCATCACCGTTCAGGAGGGAGATCTCGTCCGCAAGGGCGATCTTCTGATGGATGGTAGCCGGGTGCCGCACGACATTCTCAAGGTGCTCGGTGTGGCGGAACTTGCATCGTACCTGATCGACGAAATCCAAGAGGTCTATCGCCTGCAGGGCGTGAAGATCAACGATAAGCACATCGAGGTGATTACGCGCCAGATGCTGCAGAAGATTGAGATCGACGATCCCGGCGAGACCACGTTCCTCAATGGCGAGCAGGTTGATAAGGTGGAGTTCCGCGAGGTCAACCACAAGGCCGAGACCGATGGGCGGCGTATCGCGACCGCGACGCCAGTGCTGCAAGGCATCACCAAAGCTAGCTTGCAGACCAATTCCTTCATTTCGGCGGCATCGTTCCAGGAAACCACGCGTGTACTGACAGATGCCGCTGTGACCGGACGTTCTGACCGGCTCCACGGGCTTAAGGAGAACGTCATAGTCGGACGCCTGATTCCGGCCGGCACGGGCCGTTTTATGAACATTATGAAGGGGGTCGCCGGCACCCGGGATCGGGAGATCATCGAGGCGCGTCAGGCGGTGGCGGCTGCCGAGGCCGACGCGGGCCAGGCTCTCATCGAAGCGGAGGAGTCTGGGGCCGCTTGACGGCCTTCTCCTTGGGTCCAGAAACTGTAGGGAAAACCCGTAAATCTAGGGGTTTTCGGGCAACGTTTTGCGCTTGACGACCACCAGGGCCGTCCATAGTATGCGCGCCTCATTCGGGGGGTAGGTGGTAGGTGTCCTGCCTAGACGCTGCCCCCGATAGGCGATCGCAACGGTTGCCGCAACGTGGAACATAACCGACCGTCGGGGCAGCCGTCGCGGGTCCTGCTGATCTCAGCGGAGAAACGTGGGCGTCTCGGTGGTGTTTGGCTTGCAAGCTGGTCGCTATGCCAAGGGCGGCCGACCGGTAGCGCAGGCGTGTCTTGGTGTTTTTGCGGACGGTAGGCGAGAGGAATAGTCTGTGCCGACGATCAATCAACTGGTGCGCAAGGGCCGACAGCGTCAAGTGGAGCATAACAAGGTGCCGGCGCTCGAAGCCTGTCCGCAGAAACGCGGGGTCTGCACGCGCGTCTATACGACCACGCCGAAAAAGCCGAACTCGGCGCTGCGCAAGGTCGCGCGTGTGCGCCTGACCAATAGCTTTGAGGTCACCAGCTACATTCCTGGCGAGGGCCATAACCTTCAGGAGCACTCGGTGGTGATGATCCGCGGTGGTCGCGTCAAGGATCTTCCTGGCGTGCGCTACCATATCATTCGCGGCACGCTGGATACTGAAGGTGTCAATGATCGCCGCCAGCGGCGCTCCAAGTACGGCGCCAAGCGTCCCAAATAGGCGGGAGTTTAGAATATGTCACGCCGGCACGCCGCGGAAAAACGCGAGATCTTGGGCGATGCTAAATTTGGCGACGTCGTTGTCACCAAGTTCATGAATAATCTGATGCACGACGGCAAGAAGTCGTGCGCGGAGCGAATTGTGTATGGCGCGTTCGATCGTATCGCCGGGCGCAACAGTGGCGATCCGTTGCAGCTCTTTCACGATGCGCTCGAGAACGTGAAGCCCAATGTTGAAGTGAAGTCGCGTCGCGTCGGCGGCGCCACCTATCAGGTGCCGGTGGAGGTTCGCAACGACCGTCGCCAAGCGCTTGCCATTCGCTGGCTTATTGATGCGGCGCGCAATCGGTCGGAAAAAACCATGGTCGAGCGCCTGTCGAACGAACTCATGGATGCTGCGGTGAATCGCGGTTCTGCGGTGAAGAAGCGGGAGGATACACATCGCATGGCTGAAGCCAACAAAGCCTTTTCCCATTATCGCTGGTAGGCTGGCGCAGCGGATAATCTGAGGAATCTGAAGTATGTCCCGCACCACGCCTCTGTCCTGGTACCGCAATATCGGCATCATGGCCCACATCGACGCCGGGAAGACGACGGCAACGGAGCGCATCTTGTTCTATACCGGGCGCTCCCACAAGATCGGTGAGGTTCATCATGGCGCTGCGACCATGGACTGGATGGAGCAGGAGCAGGAGCGCGGTATCACCATCACGTCTGCCGCGACGACGTGCTATTGGCGCGAGCACCAGATTAACATTATCGACACGCCGGGCCACGTCGACTTTACGATCGAGGTCGAGCGCAGCTTGCGTGTGCTCGATGGTTCTGTCTGCGTCTTCGACAGCGTCGCCGGCGTCGAGCCGCAGTCGGAGACGGTTTGGCGTCAGGCCGACCGCTACGGAGTGCCGCGTATCTGTTTTGTCAACAAGATGGACCGTATCGGCGCCGACTTTATGCGCTGCGTGGATATGATCGTCGATCGCCTCGGTGCCACACCCCTGGTGGTGCAGCTGCCGGTTGGTGCCGAGGCCGATTATGCCGGTGTCGTGGACCTCGTGCGCATGAAGGCCGTTCTCTGGCGCGACGAGAGCCTTGGTGCGGAGTTCGACGCAGTGGAGATCCCGGGCGAGCTTACCGATCTTGCGACGGAATACCGCGAGAAGCTGATCGAGGCTGCGGTAGAACAGGACGACGACGTCCTGGAGGCATTTCTCGAAGGGGAGGAGCCGGACGAGGAGACGCTGATCCGCTGCAT contains:
- the rpsG gene encoding 30S ribosomal protein S7; protein product: MSRRHAAEKREILGDAKFGDVVVTKFMNNLMHDGKKSCAERIVYGAFDRIAGRNSGDPLQLFHDALENVKPNVEVKSRRVGGATYQVPVEVRNDRRQALAIRWLIDAARNRSEKTMVERLSNELMDAAVNRGSAVKKREDTHRMAEANKAFSHYRW
- the rpoC gene encoding DNA-directed RNA polymerase subunit beta'; this encodes MNDLMSIFTPAATTRRFDDIRISIASPEKIRSWSYGEVKKPETINYRTFKPERDGLFCAKIFGPIKDYECLCGKYKRMKHRGIVCEKCGVEVIQAKVRRERMGHVELASPVAHIWFLKSLPSRIGTLLDMTLKEIERILYFENYVVTEPGLTPLKQNELITEDAYLEYLDEYGDDAFEAGIGAEAIRDMLIAIDLEEERVTLREDLAQTGSEAKRKKFIKRLKLVEAFIESRNRPEWMILEVVPVIPPELRPLVPLDGGRFATSDLNDLYRRVINRNNRLKRLLELRAPDIIVRNEKRMLQESVDALFDNGRRGRVITGANKRPLKSLADMLKGKQGRFRQNLLGKRCDYSGRSVIVVGPELKLHECGLPKKMALELFKPFIYSRLELYGMATTIKAAKRMVEKERPEIWDILEEVIREHPVLLNRAPTLHRLGIQAFEPKLIEGKAIQLHPLVCAAFNADFDGDQMAVHVPLSLEAQLEARVLMMSTNNILSPANGKPIIVPTQDIVLGLYYLTIEREGLAGEGMTFASVSEIEHACENGTLHLHARIKARYHTVDAESNPVAEVVDTTPGRMLLSEILPRHPRISFDLINRLLTKKELTQVIDEVYRHCGQKETVLFADHIMAMGFSRACRAGISFGKDDMVVPEAKEALVNDTRDMVKEFERQYAEGLITQGEKYNKVIDIWSQCTDKVADAMMAGIAGGDAGDTSLNSVYMMAHSGARGSPAQMKQLAGMRGLMAKPSGEIIETPIISNFKEGLTVLEYFNSTHGARKGLADTALKTANSGYLTRRLVDVAQDVIITEIDCGTIAGLDVAAVVEGAEVIAPLADRILGRTASIDILDPVSDKVLVPSACLIDEAAVLAVEAAGVEHVKIRSVLTCETEEGVCAVCYGRDLARGTVVNVGEAVGVIAAQSIGEPGTQLTMRTFHIGGAVSQTAQQSAIESTIDGTLTVENRNAVNDSTGTPVIMSRNCELVVKDEQGRERARHRVPYGSRLLVDDAQPVSRGTKLAEWDPHMRPVISEKSGTVKYLDLVEAVTMREEVDEATGIASRRVIEWKQTGKTGELRPRILLVDESGEPVTLSNGRDAQFELPINAVLSVEVDDSVHAGDVLARIPLEGSKARDITGGLPRVAELFEARKPKEFAIMSESDGRVEFGKDYKAKRRVVVVPEEEGAEPSEYLIPKGKPITVQEGDLVRKGDLLMDGSRVPHDILKVLGVAELASYLIDEIQEVYRLQGVKINDKHIEVITRQMLQKIEIDDPGETTFLNGEQVDKVEFREVNHKAETDGRRIATATPVLQGITKASLQTNSFISAASFQETTRVLTDAAVTGRSDRLHGLKENVIVGRLIPAGTGRFMNIMKGVAGTRDREIIEARQAVAAAEADAGQALIEAEESGAA
- the rpsL gene encoding 30S ribosomal protein S12 — encoded protein: MPTINQLVRKGRQRQVEHNKVPALEACPQKRGVCTRVYTTTPKKPNSALRKVARVRLTNSFEVTSYIPGEGHNLQEHSVVMIRGGRVKDLPGVRYHIIRGTLDTEGVNDRRQRRSKYGAKRPK